A window from Drosophila kikkawai strain 14028-0561.14 chromosome 2L, DkikHiC1v2, whole genome shotgun sequence encodes these proteins:
- the Mdr49 gene encoding multidrug resistance protein homolog 49, which yields MAKKEDSQLPQAGDFQAQDSGAGPAKKYSYFDLFRYSTACERCVFIFSLLVATGASVFIPYFMIIYGEFTSLLVDRTVGVGTSSPSFALTMFGGGKQLTNASKEENRQAIIDDSIAFGIGSLVGSVAMFLLITLAIDLANRIALNQIDRIRKLFLEAMLRQDIAWYDTSSGSNFASKMTEDLDKLKEGIGEKVVIVVFLIMTFVIGIVSAFVYGWKLTLVVLSCVPFIIVATSVVARLQGSLAEKELKAYSNAANVAEEVFSGIRTVFAFSGQEKENVRFGKLLIPAETTGRKKGLYSGLGNAISWLIIYLCMALAIWYGVTLILDERDLPDRVYTPAVLVIVLFAVIMGAQNLGFASPHVEAIAVATAAGQTLFNIIDRPSQVDPMDEKGDRPESIAAHIRFEGIRFRYPARPDVEILKGLTVDVLPGQTVAFVGASGCGKSTLIQLVQRFYDPEAGSVKLDGRDLRTLNVGWLRSQIGVVGQEPVLFATTIGENIRYGRPDATQAEIEKAARAANCHDFISRLPKGYDTQVGEKGAQISGGQKQRIAIARALVRQPQVLLLDEATSALDPTSEKRVQSALELASQGPTTLVVAHRLSTITNADKIVFLKDGVVAEQGTHEELMERRGLYCDLVNITRRKEATEAEGDEARPLQKTQNLSDEESDDDDDEEDEEEDGQPELQTGSSRESGFRASTRRKRRSQRRNKKKKQKEVVPKVSFTQLMKLNAPEWRLMVVGSIASVMHGSTFPLWGLFFGDFFGILSNGDDEEVRRQVINISMIFVGIGLMAGLGNMLQTYMFTAAGVKMTTRLRKRAFATIVGQDIAYFDDEKNSVGALCSRLASDCSNVQGATGARVGTMLQAVATLVVGMVVGFVFSWQQTLLTLVTLPLVCLSVYLEGRFIMKSAQTAKAAVEDASQVAVEAITHIRTVNGLGLERQVLDQYIQQIDRVDSACRRKVRFRGLVFALGQAAPFLAYGISMYYGGILVADDKMDYEDIIKVAEALIFGSWMLGQALAYAPNVNDAILSAGRLMELFKATSTQPNPPQSPYNTVEKSEGDIVYENVGFEYPTRKGTPILEGLNLTIKKSTTVALVGPSGSGKSTCVQLLLRYYDPVSGSVNLSGVPSTDFPLDTLRSKLGLVSQEPVLFDRTIAENIAYGNNFRDDVSMLEIIEAAKKSNIHNFVSALPQGYETRLGKTSQLSGGQKQRIAIARALVRNPKILILDEATSALDLESEKVVQQALDEARSGRTCLTIAHRLTTVRNADLICVLKRGVVVEHGTHDELMALNRIYANLYLMQQVAG from the exons ATGGCCAAGAAGGAGGACTCACAGCTGCCCCAGGCAGGTGACTTTCAGGCCCAGGATTCAGGCGCTGGGCCAGCCAAAAAATACAGTTACTTTGATTTG TTCAGATACTCAACCGCCTGCGAGCGTTGCGTCTTCATATTCAGCCTGCTGGTGGCCACCGGCGCCTCCGTTTTTATACCATACTTCATGATCATCTATGGAGAGTTCACATCCCTGCTGGTGGATCGGACAGTGGGCGTGGGCACATCCTCGCCCTCGTTTGCCCTCACCATGTTCGGTGGCGGCAAGCAATT GACAAATGCCAGTAAAGAGGAGAACAGGCAGGCCATCATCGATGACTCCATTGCCTTTGGCATTGGCAGTCTGGTGGGCTCAGTGGCCATGTTTCTGCTCATCACGCTGGCCATTGACCTGGCCAACAGGATCGCCCTCAACCAGATCGACCGCATCCGCAAGCTCTTCCTGGAGGCCATGCTGCGTCAGGACATCGCCTGGTACGACACCAGTTCGGGATCCAACTTTGCCAGCAAAATGACAGA AGATCTGGACAAGCTCAAGGAGGGCATTGGCGAGAAGGTGGTGATCGTGGTCTTCCTGATCATGACCTTTGTGATCGGCATCGTGTCCGCCTTTGTCTATGGCTGGAAACTCACCCTGGTGGTGCTCAGCTGTGTGCCCTTCATCATTGTGGCCACCAGTGTGGTGGCCCGGCTTCAGGGCTCGCTGGCCGAGAAGGAGCTAAAAGCATACTCCAATGCGGCCAATGTGGCCGAGGAGGTCTTCAGCGGCATCCGGACGGTGTTCGCTTTTAGTGGTCAGGAGAAGGAGAATGTTCGTTTCGGAAAGCTACTTATTCCAGCAGAGACCACCGGTCGCAAGAAGGGCCTGTATTCGGGACTGGGCAATGCCATCTCCTGGCTGATCATCTACCTGTGCATGGCCCTGGCCATTTGGTATGGCGTTACCCTCATTCTGGACGAAAGAGATCTGCCCGATCGAGTCTACACGCCTGCCGTCTTGGTCATCGTCTTGTTCGCTGTAATCATGGGTGCCCAGAACTTGGGCTTCGCCTCGCCCCATGTGGAGGCCATCGCCGTGGCCACTGCCGCTGGACAGACGCTGTTCAACATCATCGACCGGCCGTCCCAGGTGGACCCCATGGACGAGAAGGGTGACCGACCGGAGAGCATTGCCGCGCACATCCGCTTCGAGGGCATCCGGTTCCGATACCCTGCCCGTCCCGACGTGGAGATCCTCAAGGGCCTGACAGTGGACGTGCTGCCGGGCCAGACGGTGGCCTTTGTGGGCGCTTCCGGGTGCGGCAAGAGCACCCTCATCCAGCTGGTGCAGCGATTCTACGACCCCGAGGCGGGCAGCGTCAAACTGGATGGACGGGATCTTCGCACACTCAACGTCGGCTGGCTCCGCTCCCAGATCGGAGTGGTGGGCCAGGAACCGGTTCTCTTCGCTACCACCATTGGCGAGAATATCCGATACGGAAGGCCCGACGCCACCCAGGCGGAAATCGAGAAGGCAGCGCGGGCGGCCAACTGCCACGACTTCATCAGCAGGTTGCCCAAGGGCTACGACACCCAGGTGGGCGAGAAGGGTGCCCAGATCTCCGGCGGACAGAAGCAGCGCATTGCCATCGCCCGGGCGCTGGTGCGGCAACCGCAGGTGCTTCTCCTGGACGAGGCCACCTCTGCCCTGGATCCCACGTCCGAGAAGCGCGTGCAGAGCGCCCTGGAGTTGGCCAGCCAAGGACCCACCACTCTGGTGGTGGCCCATCGCCTGTCCACCATTACCAATGCGGACAAGATTGTCTTCCTCAAGGATGGCGTCGTGGCAGAGCAGGGCACCCACGAAGAGCTGATGGAGCGCAGGGGTCTCTACTGCGACCTGGTCAACATCACGCGGCGGAAGGAGGCCACCGAGGCGGAGGGGGACGAGGCCCGGCCCCTGCAAAAGACGCAGAACCTGTCTGACGAGGAGAGcgacgatgatgacgacgaggaggatgaggaggaggacggGCAGCCGGAGCTACAAACGGGCAGCAGCCGGGAAAGCGGATTTAGAGCCAGCACGCGACGCAAGC GTCGCTCGCAGCGTCgcaacaagaagaagaagcaaaaGGAAGTGGTGCCCAAAGTGTCCTTCACCCAGCTGATGAAGCTCAATGCTCCAGAGTGGCGTCTAATGGTGGTGGGCAGCATTGCCTCCGTGATGCACGGCTCCACCTTCCCGCTGTGGGGCCTCTTCTTCGGCGACTTCTTTGGCATTCTCTCAAACGGCGACGACGAGGAAGTGCGTCGCCAGGTGATCAACATCTCGATGATCTTTGTGGGCATTGGCCTGATGGCTGGACTGGGAAACATGCTCCAGACCTACATGTTCACCGCTGCTGGAGTCAAGATGACCACGCGTCTAAGGAAGCGGGCCTTTGCCACCATTGTGGGCCAGGACATTGCCTATTTCGACGACGAGAAGAATTCGGTGGGGGCTCTGTGCTCCCGCCTGGCCAGCGACTGCTCCAACGTTCAGGGG GCAACTGGAGCCCGTGTGGGAACCATGCTCCAGGCAGTGGCCACTCTGGTGGTCGGCATGGTCGTTGGCTTCGTGTTCTCCTGGCAGCAGACGCTTCTCACGCTCGTCACCCTGCCGCTGGTCTGTCTATCAGTTTACCTGGAGGGTCGCTTCATCATGAAGAGTGCCCAGACAGCAAAGGCTGCTGTGGAGGATGCCTCCCAGGTGGCCGTTGAGGCCATTACCCACATCAGGACCGTCAATGGTCTGGGCCTGGAGCGACAAGTGTTGGATCAGTATATCCAGCAGATCGATCGCGTGGATTCCGCCTGTCGGCGCAAGGTGCGCTTCCGTGGTCTTGTCTTTGCCCTGGGACAGGCTGCTCCCTTCTTGGCCTACGGTATCTCCATGTACTATGGCGGCATTCTGGTGGCCGACGATAAAATGGACTACGAGGATATTATCAAGGTGGCGGAGGCCCTGATCTTTGGCTCTTGGATGTTGGGACAGGCCCTGGCCTATGCTCCGAATGTAAATGATGCCATCCTGTCCGCAGGACGCCTAATGGAGCTCTTCAAGGCCACCTCCACGCAGCCCAATCCACCCCAGAGTCCCTACAATACGGTAGAG AAATCCGAGGGAGACATTGTCTACGAGAACGTGGGCTTCGAGTACCCCACGAGAAAGGGCACTCCCATCCTGGAGGGCCTGAATCTCACCATTAAGAAGTCCACAACGGTGGCCCTGGTGGGTCCCTCCGGCTCCGGCAAGTCCACCTGcgtgcagctgctgctccgctACTACGATCCCGTCTCGGGATCCGTCAACCTTAGCGGAGTGCCCAGCACAGACTTCCCACTGGACACGCTGCGCTCCAAGCTGGGCCTGGTATCCCAGGAGCCGGTGCTCTTCGATCGCACCATTGCCGAGAATATTGCATATGGCAACAACTTCCGGGATGACGTCTCCATGCTGGAGATCATCGAGGCGGCCAAGAAGTCCAACATCCACAACTTCGTGAGTGCCCTGCCCCAGGGATACGAGACGCGGCTGGGCAAGACCTCGCAGCTGTCCGGCGGCCAGAAGCAACGCATTGCCATTGCCCGGGCGCTGGTCAGGAACCCCAAGATACTCATCCTGGACGAGGCCACCTCGGCGCTGGATCTCGAGAGCGAGAAGGTGGTGCAGCAGGCCCTGGACGAGGCCCGTTCCGGCCGCACCTGCCTGACCATTGCCCATCGCCTGACCACCGTGCGGAACGCGGATCTCATCTGCGTGCTGAAGCGCGGCGTGGTGGTGGAGCACGGCACCCACGACGAGCTGATGGCCCTCAACCGCATCTACGCCAACCTCTACCTGATGCAGCAGGTGGCGGGCTAA